One part of the Nostoc sp. PCC 7120 = FACHB-418 genome encodes these proteins:
- a CDS encoding GTPase family protein has product MTRRGDDSWANRVTGVWKKAADELVQRLPVEQVSQKFVQWFSVSEAEVAEILEKVRQELPTTEALLIGKPQAGKSSIVRGLTGVSAEIVGQGFRPHTQHTQRYAYPSNDLPLLVFTDTVGLGDINQETQAVIQELVGDLQKKSSRARVLILTVKINDFATDTLRQIAQELRRKYPEIPCLLVVTCLHEVYPPDIEDHPDYPPNYEELNRAFVAIQAAFTGLYDRSLLIDFTLEEDGYNPVFYGLDALRDNLAELLPEAEAQAIYQLLDKQTSEKLGNIYRDAGRRYTLSFAVMAAALAAVPLPFATMPVLTALQVSMVTLLGKLYGQTVTPSQAGGIVSAIAGGFLAQAIGRELVKFIPGFGSAIAASWAAAYTWSLGETACVYFGDLMGGNKPDPQKIQSVMEEAFAKAKERFKGIKS; this is encoded by the coding sequence ATGACTAGGCGAGGCGATGATTCTTGGGCAAACCGTGTAACTGGTGTCTGGAAAAAGGCAGCAGATGAGTTGGTGCAGAGATTACCAGTGGAACAGGTTTCTCAGAAGTTTGTCCAGTGGTTCAGTGTAAGTGAGGCGGAAGTTGCCGAGATTTTGGAGAAGGTACGCCAAGAACTGCCAACTACAGAGGCTTTGTTAATTGGCAAGCCACAAGCTGGTAAAAGTTCTATTGTCCGGGGACTCACGGGGGTTTCTGCGGAGATTGTCGGGCAAGGCTTTCGTCCCCATACCCAACACACCCAACGCTATGCTTATCCATCTAATGACCTGCCTTTACTGGTTTTTACTGATACTGTAGGGCTAGGCGATATCAACCAGGAAACTCAGGCAGTTATTCAAGAATTGGTGGGAGACTTGCAGAAAAAAAGTAGCCGCGCCAGAGTCTTGATTTTGACAGTGAAAATTAATGATTTCGCTACTGATACCCTGCGGCAAATTGCTCAAGAATTGCGGCGAAAGTATCCAGAAATCCCCTGTTTACTTGTGGTTACTTGTTTACATGAAGTTTACCCCCCTGATATTGAAGATCATCCAGATTATCCCCCAAACTATGAGGAACTAAATCGGGCTTTTGTGGCAATTCAGGCAGCCTTTACGGGACTTTATGACCGTTCACTCCTCATTGACTTTACCCTAGAAGAAGATGGTTACAATCCTGTATTTTACGGCTTAGATGCCCTTAGAGATAATCTGGCAGAACTCCTCCCAGAAGCGGAAGCCCAAGCTATTTACCAATTATTAGATAAGCAAACAAGTGAGAAACTAGGCAATATCTACCGGGATGCAGGCAGACGCTACACCTTATCATTTGCGGTGATGGCTGCTGCACTGGCAGCCGTACCCTTGCCCTTTGCAACGATGCCCGTACTTACAGCTTTGCAAGTATCGATGGTAACGCTTTTAGGTAAATTATATGGTCAAACTGTCACACCATCCCAGGCAGGTGGTATTGTGAGTGCGATCGCCGGTGGTTTTTTAGCCCAAGCCATAGGAAGGGAACTAGTAAAATTTATACCAGGATTTGGGAGTGCGATCGCCGCATCTTGGGCAGCAGCTTATACATGGTCTTTGGGTGAAACAGCCTGTGTCTACTTTGGTGATTTAATGGGTGGTAATAAACCAGATCCCCAAAAAATCCAATCTGTCATGGAGGAAGCTTTTGCTAAGGCCAAAGAACGGTTTAAAGGAATTAAATCCTGA
- a CDS encoding GNAT family N-acetyltransferase yields MKIRLFHLQDAEQIAHLFHQTVREVNIRDYSNNQVRAWAPDNIHFRDWAKICSERFTYVADDQGVIAGFGELELNGHIDCFYCHKNYLGMGVGRKIYSAIETKADELGINRLYTEASITAKSFFLHMGFSIIREQQVERRGEYFVNFAMEKFLIGY; encoded by the coding sequence ATGAAAATACGATTATTTCATCTACAAGATGCGGAACAGATAGCACACCTATTCCACCAAACAGTACGTGAAGTTAATATCAGGGACTACTCGAATAATCAAGTCAGAGCATGGGCCCCAGATAATATTCACTTTAGGGACTGGGCAAAAATTTGTTCAGAACGATTTACTTACGTTGCTGATGATCAAGGAGTGATTGCAGGTTTTGGTGAGTTAGAGTTAAACGGACATATAGACTGCTTCTACTGCCATAAAAATTATCTAGGGATGGGCGTGGGTAGGAAAATTTATTCGGCAATTGAGACTAAAGCTGATGAATTAGGAATTAATCGCTTGTACACCGAAGCAAGCATTACTGCCAAGTCGTTTTTTCTGCATATGGGGTTCTCCATTATCAGAGAACAGCAGGTGGAACGTAGAGGAGAATATTTTGTAAATTTCGCAATGGAGAAGTTTTTAATTGGTTACTGA
- a CDS encoding NUDIX hydrolase, with protein sequence MSKLQKWQILNSKMVLDHPWCQVRQDEVKLPNGTVIDDYFVNIRPDIVLVLPITANREVIFVRQYRHGTGDFFLELPAGRFNPTQESAENAGLRELEEETGYIAQQLIKIATLYDNPSKDTNQIHLFLAEDVVKVGKQNLDITEEIEIILIPVDSVLEKITQGEISVAGSIAALFLGLNFVTDK encoded by the coding sequence ATGAGTAAATTACAAAAATGGCAAATATTAAACTCTAAAATGGTCTTGGATCATCCTTGGTGTCAAGTTAGGCAGGATGAAGTTAAATTACCAAATGGTACAGTAATAGATGATTATTTCGTCAATATTAGGCCAGATATTGTCCTAGTATTGCCGATTACTGCTAATAGAGAAGTTATATTTGTACGTCAATACAGACATGGGACGGGAGATTTCTTTTTAGAACTGCCAGCCGGCAGATTTAATCCCACACAAGAAAGTGCTGAAAATGCAGGCTTGAGAGAATTGGAAGAAGAAACTGGTTATATTGCTCAACAACTAATCAAAATTGCCACACTATACGATAATCCTAGTAAAGACACTAATCAAATTCATTTATTTTTAGCAGAAGATGTAGTTAAAGTTGGAAAGCAAAATTTAGATATTACAGAGGAAATAGAAATTATTTTAATTCCTGTTGATTCAGTCTTAGAGAAAATTACTCAAGGTGAAATTTCAGTGGCTGGAAGTATAGCAGCTTTATTTTTAGGGTTAAATTTTGTTACTGATAAGTAA
- the argC gene encoding N-acetyl-gamma-glutamyl-phosphate reductase, producing MGNFGRVPVGIVGASGYGGVQLVRLLMDHPEIELVYLGGESSVGKSFASLYPHLAHAVKLSIEEVDPEVIARRCEVVFLSMPNGLACQIVPTLLEKGCKVLDLSADYRFRNLTTYTTWYGVERSDRTTADTAIYGLPELYRDRISEAQLVGCPGSYPTASLLALSPLLKQGLIVPETAIVDAKSGTSGGGREAKTYLLLAEADNSLAPYSVVRHRHTPEIEQICSDLAGHEVTVQFTPHLVPIVRGILATVYATLRDPGLVGDDLTTIYTAFYRNSPWVKVCESGIYPQTKWAAGSNLCYIGVEVDPRTGRVIVMSVIDNLIKGQAGQAIQCLNIMMGWDETLGLPKMGFYP from the coding sequence ATGGGCAATTTTGGACGCGTACCCGTTGGGATTGTTGGCGCGTCAGGCTATGGTGGGGTACAGTTAGTCCGATTACTGATGGATCATCCAGAAATCGAACTAGTTTATTTAGGTGGTGAGAGTAGTGTAGGTAAATCTTTTGCATCTCTCTACCCCCATTTAGCTCATGCAGTTAAATTATCAATTGAAGAAGTAGACCCAGAAGTGATTGCGCGTCGCTGTGAAGTGGTGTTTCTCTCGATGCCAAATGGTCTGGCTTGTCAAATTGTGCCAACATTGTTGGAAAAAGGCTGTAAAGTACTGGATTTGAGTGCAGACTATCGATTCCGTAACTTGACAACTTACACCACTTGGTATGGTGTGGAAAGGAGCGATCGCACTACAGCCGACACCGCCATATATGGTTTACCTGAACTTTACCGCGATCGCATCTCCGAAGCCCAATTAGTCGGCTGTCCTGGTTCCTACCCCACCGCTAGCCTCTTAGCATTATCGCCACTGTTAAAACAAGGTTTAATCGTCCCCGAAACTGCTATTGTTGACGCTAAATCTGGTACATCTGGCGGCGGGAGGGAAGCTAAAACTTATCTATTACTAGCAGAAGCAGATAATTCTCTCGCCCCTTATAGTGTCGTCCGTCACCGTCACACCCCAGAAATCGAGCAAATTTGTAGCGATTTGGCGGGTCACGAAGTTACAGTCCAATTTACGCCACATCTTGTCCCTATAGTACGGGGAATTTTGGCAACTGTATACGCTACCCTGCGCGATCCTGGTTTAGTTGGAGATGATTTAACTACTATTTATACAGCCTTCTACCGTAATTCTCCCTGGGTAAAAGTTTGTGAAAGCGGCATTTATCCGCAAACAAAATGGGCTGCGGGCAGCAATCTTTGTTATATCGGTGTAGAAGTTGACCCGCGTACTGGCCGGGTAATTGTCATGTCAGTAATTGACAACCTGATCAAAGGCCAAGCGGGTCAAGCAATTCAGTGTCTCAACATCATGATGGGTTGGGATGAGACATTGGGTTTACCAAAAATGGGGTTTTATCCGTGA
- a CDS encoding cation:proton antiporter: MAAEHGLILDFTTVLGASALGGYLANRLRQPVLLGYLVTGLALGPYGLKLLSDVPRIQSLASIGVAFLLFALGVEFSLTELRRVKNIAINGSLLQIGLTTALVAFLTITLGWVDNLTQGIFLGVVLSLSSTAVVLKTLGERGETNTLHGQVMLAILIAQDLALGLILAFLPVLNQPERLVWALGIALLKVLLFLALAIALGRWIVPKLISNVAATESTELFVLTVISLCLSVALVTAKLGLSIEMGAFVAGLMVSEIDHADHALAKVLPLRDTFACLFFASIGMLIDPIALMQNLGLVLGLVTLVMLGKAIVVMPIILKFGYSLKTTILTSLGINQIGEFSFVLALAGLQLQLIPEKTYILLLETTAITLVLTPISLNIAPQLIERLTQIPFFAQSLRQFTEPNILSIPETISGHVVVAGYGRVGQVIVNILLNQGYVVLVIENSEAAIQRLRMQRIPYIFGDADSELVLEKIHLETAKALAIALPDPASSRLLLKRALAIAPKLDVIARSHHDNEIDLLTQMGAKEVVQPEFEAALELSAHLLSTLGEAKSQIDTVISDIRTDRYRSIRPRR, encoded by the coding sequence ATGGCAGCAGAGCATGGCTTGATTCTGGACTTTACAACTGTTCTCGGTGCTTCAGCTTTAGGCGGATACTTAGCTAACCGATTGCGGCAACCTGTTTTGCTGGGTTATTTAGTGACTGGATTGGCTCTAGGGCCTTATGGGTTGAAGTTGTTAAGTGATGTACCACGTATTCAATCTCTAGCGTCAATTGGTGTAGCTTTTTTGTTGTTTGCTCTAGGTGTGGAATTTTCCTTAACAGAGTTGAGGCGGGTCAAGAATATTGCTATTAACGGTAGCCTGTTGCAAATTGGTCTAACTACAGCTTTGGTGGCATTTTTAACAATTACGTTGGGCTGGGTTGATAACTTGACGCAAGGCATTTTTTTAGGGGTGGTTCTTTCTCTTTCTTCCACAGCAGTAGTCTTGAAAACTTTGGGAGAACGAGGTGAAACAAATACGCTCCACGGTCAAGTCATGCTAGCAATTTTAATTGCTCAGGATTTAGCACTGGGATTAATATTAGCTTTTTTACCTGTCCTCAACCAACCAGAAAGACTTGTCTGGGCATTAGGCATAGCTTTGCTGAAAGTTTTGCTATTTTTAGCATTGGCGATCGCCTTGGGTCGTTGGATAGTGCCGAAGTTAATCAGTAATGTAGCAGCTACAGAAAGTACAGAGTTATTTGTTTTAACCGTAATTTCTTTATGTTTGAGTGTGGCCTTGGTGACAGCAAAACTTGGACTTTCTATCGAAATGGGTGCATTTGTGGCCGGGTTAATGGTTTCGGAAATCGACCATGCGGATCATGCTCTTGCCAAAGTTTTACCGTTAAGAGATACCTTTGCTTGTCTATTCTTTGCTTCTATTGGGATGCTGATCGATCCAATTGCACTCATGCAAAATTTGGGTCTAGTTTTGGGACTGGTCACTTTAGTCATGTTGGGTAAGGCAATTGTTGTAATGCCAATCATTTTAAAATTTGGCTACTCCCTCAAAACTACTATCCTTACCAGTTTGGGAATTAATCAGATTGGAGAGTTTTCCTTTGTTCTGGCTTTGGCAGGTTTACAACTCCAACTGATTCCTGAAAAAACCTATATTTTACTCTTAGAGACAACCGCAATCACACTAGTTCTCACTCCCATATCGCTGAATATTGCACCCCAGTTGATAGAACGTCTCACCCAGATTCCGTTTTTTGCCCAATCACTGCGACAATTTACAGAACCCAACATCCTCTCTATTCCAGAAACCATTAGTGGTCATGTTGTGGTTGCAGGTTACGGAAGAGTCGGGCAAGTGATTGTCAATATTTTGCTCAATCAGGGATATGTAGTCTTAGTAATTGAAAACAGTGAAGCTGCCATTCAAAGATTGAGAATGCAGCGCATCCCCTACATTTTTGGAGATGCTGATTCCGAGCTAGTGTTAGAAAAAATCCATTTAGAAACTGCCAAAGCCCTAGCAATTGCCTTACCTGATCCTGCCAGTTCACGATTACTTCTAAAACGAGCATTAGCGATCGCCCCTAAATTAGATGTAATTGCGCGATCGCACCATGACAATGAAATTGATCTGCTCACACAAATGGGTGCAAAGGAAGTCGTTCAACCAGAATTTGAAGCCGCCCTAGAATTAAGCGCACATCTCCTATCCACTTTAGGAGAAGCAAAAAGTCAGATTGACACAGTTATCTCTGATATTCGCACCGACAGATATCGTAGTATCCGACCGAGGAGATGA
- a CDS encoding dipeptide epimerase, translated as MQVEVILFTVNKRFPLTISRGTTAKTTNVWVKILHDDIEGWGEASPFGVGNYGQSTNVINDYLQQIVPFLEPFSPLQRQEIEEVFIKYQVPSAVRAALDMAMHDWLGKFVGLPLWQIWGLDRQAIVPTSVTIGIDTPEAARIRTRDWLEFTDVRLLKVKLGSPDGIEADKKMLLAVQQEAPAQEFFVDANGGWYLDDAVEMCSWLADLGIKYIEQPLVRGREQDLIKLKEKSPLPIFVDESCFNSKDIPRLATYVDGINIKLMKSGGLTEALRMVHTAKACGLQVMFGCYSDSTLSNTAAAQLAPLADYLDLDSHLNLSDDPFTGALLKEGRVIPNDLPGLGVRYSASAT; from the coding sequence ATGCAGGTAGAAGTCATTTTGTTCACGGTCAATAAAAGATTTCCCTTGACTATTAGTCGTGGCACTACAGCAAAGACTACAAATGTCTGGGTGAAAATTCTACATGATGACATCGAAGGCTGGGGTGAGGCTTCACCGTTTGGTGTGGGTAATTATGGACAATCAACTAATGTCATCAATGACTACTTGCAGCAAATTGTGCCATTCTTAGAACCATTTAGCCCGTTGCAGCGACAGGAAATAGAGGAAGTATTTATTAAATATCAGGTTCCTTCCGCAGTGAGGGCGGCGCTGGATATGGCGATGCACGACTGGCTGGGTAAGTTTGTGGGTTTACCTTTATGGCAAATCTGGGGACTAGATCGCCAGGCTATAGTACCAACTTCTGTTACCATTGGTATTGATACACCAGAAGCCGCCAGAATACGGACAAGAGACTGGTTAGAATTTACGGATGTTCGCCTGTTGAAAGTGAAGTTAGGCAGTCCTGATGGTATTGAAGCAGACAAGAAGATGCTCTTAGCTGTGCAGCAAGAAGCACCAGCACAAGAATTTTTTGTGGATGCCAACGGGGGTTGGTATTTGGACGATGCGGTAGAAATGTGCAGTTGGCTGGCTGATTTAGGTATTAAGTATATTGAACAGCCGCTAGTTAGGGGGCGAGAACAAGATTTAATCAAACTGAAAGAAAAATCCCCCCTACCGATATTTGTGGATGAAAGTTGCTTTAACAGTAAAGATATTCCCCGTTTGGCTACTTATGTGGATGGCATCAATATCAAATTGATGAAATCTGGGGGTTTAACTGAGGCGCTGCGGATGGTACACACAGCTAAAGCTTGTGGGTTACAAGTGATGTTCGGCTGTTATTCTGACAGTACATTATCCAATACGGCTGCGGCGCAATTAGCGCCATTAGCTGATTATTTAGACTTAGACAGTCACCTTAACTTAAGTGATGACCCTTTCACTGGTGCATTATTAAAAGAAGGGCGAGTGATACCAAACGATTTACCAGGCTTGGGGGTAAGATATAGTGCGTCTGCCACTTAA
- the eno gene encoding phosphopyruvate hydratase has product MNNIVDTAIEAIVAREILDSRGRPTIEAEVHLLSGAVGLAQVPSGASTGTFEAHELRDKDKSRYGGKGVLKAVHNVNEILAPKLIDLDALNQELIDRTMIALDGSGNKSNLGANAILAVSLAAARAGAESLGIPLYRYLGGPLANLLPVPLMNVINGGAHASNNVDFQEFMIVPVGATSFREALRWGAEVFATLSEVLHDKGLLTGVGDEGGFAPNLESNQVALELLVAAIEKAGYKPGEQVALALDVAASEFYKEGQYVYDGRPHAPTEFIDYLGQLVDQYPIVSIEDGLHEEDWQHWQLLTQKVGSRVQLVGDDLFVTNATRLQKGIQEKAGNAILIKLNQIGSLTETLETIDLGTRNGFRSVISHRSGETEDTTIADLAVATRAGQIKTGSLCRSERVAKYNRLLRIEDELGDRAVYAGAVGLGPK; this is encoded by the coding sequence ATGAATAATATTGTCGATACAGCCATTGAGGCGATTGTCGCCCGCGAAATTCTCGACTCACGCGGTAGACCAACAATAGAAGCGGAAGTACATTTATTAAGCGGTGCGGTAGGCTTGGCACAAGTTCCTAGCGGCGCTTCTACAGGCACATTTGAAGCCCATGAACTGAGAGACAAGGATAAAAGCCGTTACGGCGGTAAAGGGGTACTCAAGGCTGTACACAACGTTAATGAGATACTAGCCCCAAAGTTAATAGATTTGGATGCTCTCAACCAAGAACTCATCGACCGGACGATGATTGCCCTTGATGGTTCTGGTAACAAATCAAATTTGGGTGCAAATGCGATTTTAGCTGTTTCTTTGGCAGCCGCTAGAGCCGGGGCTGAGTCTTTGGGGATTCCCCTATATCGTTACTTAGGCGGCCCTTTGGCGAATTTGTTGCCTGTGCCTTTAATGAACGTAATTAATGGTGGGGCGCACGCTTCTAATAACGTGGATTTCCAAGAGTTTATGATCGTTCCTGTGGGTGCAACTTCCTTCCGTGAAGCCCTGCGCTGGGGTGCGGAGGTATTTGCTACCCTCAGTGAAGTGCTGCATGACAAAGGCTTGCTGACTGGTGTAGGCGATGAAGGTGGTTTTGCACCTAACTTGGAATCTAATCAGGTAGCCTTGGAATTGCTAGTTGCAGCCATTGAAAAAGCAGGATACAAACCAGGGGAACAAGTAGCACTGGCGCTAGATGTGGCGGCTAGTGAATTTTACAAGGAAGGGCAGTATGTCTATGATGGTAGACCTCATGCACCGACGGAGTTTATCGATTACTTAGGGCAGTTAGTTGATCAATACCCAATTGTGTCCATTGAAGATGGTTTACACGAAGAAGATTGGCAACATTGGCAATTACTCACCCAAAAAGTTGGTTCACGGGTGCAGTTGGTTGGTGATGACTTGTTTGTAACAAACGCTACTCGCTTACAAAAAGGCATCCAAGAAAAAGCAGGTAACGCCATTCTGATTAAACTCAATCAAATTGGTTCCCTGACTGAAACCCTAGAAACCATCGACTTAGGAACTCGTAATGGTTTCCGTTCAGTCATTAGCCATCGTTCTGGTGAAACAGAAGACACCACCATTGCTGATTTAGCCGTTGCTACCCGTGCAGGTCAAATCAAAACTGGTTCCCTCTGTCGTAGTGAACGGGTAGCCAAATACAACCGCTTGCTACGTATTGAAGATGAATTAGGCGATCGCGCCGTTTATGCTGGGGCTGTGGGTTTAGGGCCGAAATAG
- a CDS encoding DUF1611 domain-containing protein, translating into MRLPLNQRVAILLHEGTTGTVGKTGLALLRYSEASIVAVIDRNCAGKSLREITGIKRDVPIVNSVAAALEYKPQVLVIGIAPKGGGIPDDYWIELKTALQAGMSLVNGLHTPLANIPDLNALLQPGQLIWDVRKEPANLEVASGAARTLPCRRVLTVGTDMAIGKMSTSLELHWAAKLRGWRSKFLATGQTGVMLEGDGIALDAVRVDFAAGAVEQMVMRYGKNYDILHIEGQGSLLHPGSTATLPLIRGSQPTQLVLVHRAGQTHNGNNPHVPIPPLPEVIGLYETVASAGGAFGTVPVVGIALNTAHLDEYAAKEAIAHTIAETGLPCTDVVRFGADVLLDAVMQN; encoded by the coding sequence GTGCGTCTGCCACTTAATCAACGAGTAGCAATTCTGCTACATGAAGGAACTACTGGAACTGTGGGCAAAACCGGGCTAGCACTTTTACGCTACAGTGAAGCCTCTATTGTCGCCGTAATTGACCGCAACTGTGCAGGCAAATCCTTAAGAGAAATTACAGGGATTAAGCGTGATGTCCCGATTGTCAACTCAGTAGCAGCAGCATTGGAATATAAACCTCAAGTTTTAGTTATTGGTATTGCCCCCAAAGGTGGTGGTATACCAGATGATTACTGGATAGAACTGAAAACTGCGCTGCAAGCGGGGATGTCATTGGTAAATGGCTTACATACACCCTTGGCAAATATCCCTGATTTAAATGCCCTCCTCCAACCAGGACAATTAATTTGGGATGTCCGCAAAGAACCAGCGAATTTAGAAGTTGCTAGCGGTGCAGCTCGGACTTTACCCTGTCGGCGGGTGTTGACGGTGGGAACTGATATGGCGATTGGCAAAATGTCCACCAGTTTAGAGTTACATTGGGCGGCAAAATTGCGGGGTTGGCGTTCTAAGTTTTTGGCTACAGGGCAAACTGGTGTGATGTTGGAAGGTGATGGTATCGCCTTGGATGCGGTGCGGGTAGATTTTGCGGCTGGTGCTGTGGAACAGATGGTGATGCGTTATGGCAAAAACTATGACATCTTGCACATTGAAGGGCAAGGTTCCTTACTACATCCTGGTTCTACAGCTACCTTACCTCTGATTCGTGGTTCCCAACCCACCCAATTGGTACTAGTACACCGCGCCGGACAGACTCACAACGGCAATAATCCCCATGTACCGATTCCGCCGTTACCAGAAGTAATTGGGCTGTATGAAACTGTAGCTAGTGCAGGGGGGGCTTTTGGGACTGTGCCTGTGGTAGGTATAGCTTTGAATACAGCCCATTTAGATGAGTATGCAGCCAAAGAGGCGATCGCTCACACAATAGCAGAAACCGGTTTACCTTGCACTGATGTCGTCCGCTTTGGTGCTGATGTTTTATTAGATGCCGTCATGCAGAATTAA
- the ribBA gene encoding bifunctional 3,4-dihydroxy-2-butanone-4-phosphate synthase/GTP cyclohydrolase II, producing the protein MNGENPGTGVVPQIFASSTEKFMFDSIDAALSDLKAGRAIVVVDDENRENEGDLICAAQFATPDMINFMAVEARGLICLAMTGDRLDELDLPLMVTNITDPNQTAFTVSIDASPHLGVSTGISAEDRARTIQITLNPATKPSDLRRPGHIFPLRAKAGGVLKRAGHTEAAVDLSRLAGLYPAGVICEIQNPDGSMARLQQLIEYAKHHNLKIISIADLISYRLQHDRLVYREVVTKLPSQFGQFDIYAYRHTLDNTEHVAIVKGNPENFRDEPVMVRMHSECLTGDALGSLRCDCRMQLQAALKMIETAGQGVVVYLRQEGRGIGLINKLKAYSLQDMGLDTVEANERLGFPADLRDYGMGAQMLMDLGVKKIRLITNNPRKIAGVKGYGLEVVDRLPLLIEANDYNSYYLATKAKKLGHMLLQTYLVTVAIHWQDDPQLVTKRYERLEKLRHLVRGYDLLLQEEARPLAIALFDKPSLTVHLGFDQEKVASCDWYSQSGHPYVQAILPILDNLATLPYVQKLEFLISPGSDPLSNLQVQLDRQTISPDKLPSSVSNELETQKIYSLSKELED; encoded by the coding sequence CTGAACGGGGAGAACCCTGGCACGGGTGTTGTTCCTCAGATATTTGCCTCTTCAACCGAAAAGTTTATGTTTGATTCTATTGATGCTGCCTTATCAGATTTAAAAGCCGGTCGTGCCATTGTAGTGGTAGATGATGAAAATCGAGAAAATGAAGGCGATTTGATTTGTGCTGCCCAATTTGCCACACCTGACATGATTAATTTTATGGCGGTGGAAGCAAGAGGGTTGATTTGTTTAGCAATGACAGGCGATCGCCTCGATGAACTCGATCTACCATTGATGGTGACAAATATCACCGACCCCAACCAGACAGCTTTTACTGTCAGTATTGATGCTAGCCCCCATTTGGGAGTATCTACTGGTATATCAGCCGAAGACCGGGCGCGAACAATTCAGATTACACTCAACCCAGCCACCAAACCTTCAGATTTGCGTCGTCCTGGTCATATTTTTCCTTTACGGGCTAAAGCTGGCGGAGTACTGAAACGCGCAGGGCATACAGAGGCGGCGGTTGATTTATCTCGCTTGGCTGGATTGTACCCGGCTGGGGTGATTTGTGAAATTCAAAACCCCGATGGTTCAATGGCGAGATTACAACAGTTAATTGAATATGCCAAACACCACAACCTGAAAATTATTAGTATTGCTGATTTAATTAGTTATCGCCTGCAACACGATCGCCTGGTATATCGTGAAGTAGTCACTAAACTACCCAGTCAATTCGGTCAGTTTGACATCTACGCCTATCGCCACACCCTCGACAATACAGAACACGTCGCCATTGTCAAGGGCAATCCTGAGAACTTTCGAGATGAACCTGTGATGGTGCGGATGCACTCAGAATGTTTAACAGGTGATGCGTTGGGTTCTTTACGCTGCGATTGTCGGATGCAGTTACAAGCTGCCTTGAAAATGATTGAAACTGCTGGTCAAGGTGTGGTTGTCTACCTAAGGCAAGAAGGACGAGGAATTGGCTTAATTAACAAACTTAAAGCCTATTCTTTACAGGATATGGGACTGGATACAGTGGAAGCTAACGAGCGCTTGGGTTTCCCCGCAGACTTGCGTGATTATGGCATGGGAGCGCAAATGCTTATGGATTTGGGCGTGAAAAAGATTCGCCTGATTACTAATAATCCCCGGAAAATTGCCGGGGTAAAAGGGTATGGGTTGGAAGTAGTTGACCGCCTGCCATTACTCATTGAAGCCAACGATTATAATTCCTATTACTTGGCGACCAAGGCGAAAAAACTCGGTCATATGCTTTTGCAGACTTACCTCGTAACTGTAGCTATTCACTGGCAAGATGACCCGCAATTGGTGACAAAACGCTATGAACGTTTAGAGAAACTGCGGCATTTAGTTAGAGGCTATGATTTATTGTTACAGGAAGAAGCCCGACCATTGGCGATCGCTCTTTTCGACAAGCCATCTTTGACAGTACACTTAGGGTTTGACCAAGAAAAAGTCGCTAGTTGTGATTGGTATAGCCAAAGCGGTCATCCCTACGTACAAGCAATTTTGCCAATTCTCGATAACCTAGCAACTCTACCTTACGTCCAGAAACTTGAATTTTTGATTTCTCCTGGTAGTGATCCCCTCAGTAATTTGCAAGTCCAACTAGACAGGCAAACGATTTCACCTGATAAATTACCTTCTTCTGTAAGTAATGAGTTGGAGACACAGAAAATTTACAGTTTGAGTAAAGAATTGGAAGATTGA